The genomic region cagtgcagtagccattctctgaactctctcgaaagtatcaatatccttctgaagatacggtctccagtactgtgtacaatactccaagtgaggtctccccagtgttctgtacaatggcatgagcacttccctctttctactgccaatacctctcactatacaaccaagcattctgctagcatttcctactgctctattacattgtctgcctacctttaagtcatcagaaatattcacccctaaatccctttcctcagatgttgaggttaggactctatcaaatattctgtactctgcccttgggtttttacgtccaagatgcattatcttgcacttatccacattaaatgtcagttgccacaactctgaccatttttctagtttacgtgGGCCTGTCTCTTGCGAATGTCGCCATCCTCTTCTGGCAAGCCCTCTTCAGCTACTGGTGctgacgtcactgctgtactctggcacatgtacattttttagtATTTTGCATGCACATGGgattatttcataaagattctaacaGGGTGCTGTTTTAAGGCTTTCATGTATAGTGTGTAACAAGAGATATGGCCTTAACACATTGACAGGTGAAAGGTGGATTAAAATTTACAACATTTCAAAAACCACTACTAATTCAAACAATCAActtgaaatatatataatagaaaaataaaagtaaacaaaaacataCGTCTTGTCTAATCACCAAACCCAAGTAGGAAGCAGATTCCAATTGGGAGTAACATACTTGGGAGTCACATACTTACTTTGACAAGGATACACCTCCTACTTTTCCAATCATTTCCTCGTGGTGCAACACAGCATCATTCCAAGGAATAAGAAGAAATTTCAAAAGTGTTCTCATCCATCGCTCAGGATGCAAAACCAGCTGTTCATAATGCACCAACATGCACCTATCATATCCCACTTCCATGCACTGGTTGTACATAGTCTCAATGGCACGATTCCACTTAGTCAAGCAATCTCTGTAACTGTTCAGATCAAAGCCAGCAATGGTAACTTTCCTAGAAATCATAGAGTGCACGGATGCCCGTCCATCCCTCACCATAAGAAGAAATTTGGCGTTGGGGAATATTTTGGCTAAGTAGCTTAATGACTTTAATGCAAATGGATCCTTATTACACAGGTAAGGAGCAGGTTCTCCATGTTTCACAATTATTTCCAGTAAAAAAGCCTGCATAGCTGAATCCAATACTTCATCAGTTACACCAGCTTCATCTAGACGGATTTTCTCCTTACTTGAGCGTGCCCACATCTGCTTTACAGCCAAAATCCGTGGGATAACTCTAGTTTCCTCCCCACATCGGATTTCTGGGTGTGCATCCAACATAGCACGCATAAGTGTCGTTCCACTGCGTGGCACTCCTCCAATAAATATTAATGGCATGTCCTTGTTATAAGGAAAACTGGAGTTCGCTTTGAGATCAGTTCTTAAAGTTGCCTTTGGACTTTCACTTTTCACAGGCTGGCTCCGTTCCTCTATTCGATGATGGCACTCCATCGCATGCTGTCCTAAATAGAATACAGTCACTGAACTTATAACAAGACAGGCCAGTAATAAGTTCTGCTTTAATTTCCCAATCATTTTGGCAATGTAGTCTCTACCTGGAGAAGGCAGACAAACTTCAATGTGCTCTTGGCAATGTCATGCTTTAAAAACTCTAATCCAGCAGGGGGGCTGCCATCTGTAAAATCTGCAGGACAAAAAGCAAAACTTTAttagaagaaacacaaaataaagaataaatttaaaaacaaaaacatttgttatAATTGTTGTCCCCCCTCTTAATGACATACTTAAAGTGGCTCTgacatgtttgtttttaatttttgcttTACTTTCCTTATGTATCTTAATGATCTTAATgttctttcattattttatatttaatcttGTTTACTTTTTGTGCTGGATATCAATACCTGGCTGCAGCCATTTTGTTATCCCCTTCCAATGATGCCTGCAGTTTGCCCTTCTGGGGGGATTGATTGCACTGAAGGACTGTGGGAAAATTTAATTTGAAACTGAAACTTGCTTTAAGCTCCGCCCACTGGCAAGTTGTGTCAACTTGACTGCtacacatttagaaaaaaaaagttatcccTGCCTTTCTTTATGTATATTATGAAAATTACAGCACactctataaaaaataaataaataaatacaaaattaaatattcAAACAGAGAGCTATATATAAACAGATAAGATAAAGTTTAATTTGGTGACAGacaatttaaagggattctatagtgataggaatacaacactatttctaacactatagtgccctctggtccccaATCCCTGTAGAGTTAGTAATACAGATatgcattcctaacgctacagtgttcTTCTAACAAGCAGACTTCTGACCATAGGAAAGAAGTGGTAGAGATGGGTCAGCGCTCAAGGTATTGGTACAGATAAAACAATAGATAATTGGGCAGCACAACAGGGTAGTAAGGCTCCCTCAGAAGGCCCTATAGGTAGACAAAGCAATAGGGCAGAGGGTAGTAGATAGGCGGCGCCAGTAATAAAGAGCAaagtagataaaaataataatatagtccaAATGATTAAAAGTACAGTAGTAGAGTTCAAGAATGTGTTTTGGGGGACTGTATGTAGAAGCCAACGAAAATTTAGAATATGGGATAACAGCTCTGTTAGTTGAAGATGTTCTTACACTCGTATGTGGAAATAAAAGAGACCACTAATGGCGCAGTATATTCAACAATCAGGTGTTATTTTGGTAAAAGTCTTATATGatcctactcacgttttatagAGCTTAATGGACTAGCTCTAGTATGAAGtccgtacagtggtataatccccacttataggatacgtgagGTGATGTCTTGTCTGAGGGTaggtcatatgaaataaaaaggaaCAGCAATAGTGTTCTCTATTTATAATCAGgaaagcagaaaataaaatataaagtggtTACTCAAATTTACtcgagcaggctgactgctcagTGTATAgggcttgagtggtataatccccacctaggattctttggagtaatgTCTCACTGGAACAGGATAAAACTCAGAAGCCAGGTAAAATAAgtaaaagtattaaaataaaaaataaaaattaaaaaattaaaagtaaaatggcAACTCAAGGTGAGGAAGTgaccaaaatacctttaataaaatacaatacagtTTAAAATGTCCACAATTCGTTTCACCAGCAGGCTTCTTTAAGTGGAAATGCCCTTTTCTGCATTGGCTTCTATATAGAGCCCCCCAAAAGACATTCTTGAACTCTGTCCATGAGCTGGTAAGGAGGGGAGGGAGTGAAGGTAGATGCAGGGAGAGAGAGTATATTTAGCTTAAAATGGCCAGGCTTAAATGATAGAAGGGAGATGAATGAGAGATGTATGTTTACCCTTGTAGGCACCGAATGCAAGGGAATAGGCTTATTACATGTGTTGCCAGTGCGattaaaacaaatgtaatttttgaACAAACATGATATTCAGCAATCCGGAACAGAGTGTTGGTGCAACAAACATGTGCCGGGGATACAACAAGCCCTaaaacaaaagtgcaaatatctctataTACAAGCTCCTATCACCATGACAAGTCAAAcaatagaagtggtcatggtggctgcAGTAACCAGTTACGGTATGTATGTAGTTTCAAATGGTTTAGACCAACAGATATCCTAAAATTCTGGAAAATTTCATATTAAACAAAGGTAAGTATAAGTTTACATATTTCTACCCTCAAGGATGAAAATTTAATCACCTACAATTAAGAAAAGGCAATCAATATTTAAACCGTGTTTGCACTGAAAACATTTAACCATTTGGGTATCATATGTTTGTATCAATAGAGCCAATACAATAATGGAGTATGCGTGCGAATGATTTAAACacacttcaaaaaaatcattaacataaaaacataattaaagaaaacatgttttaaaCAAATGATCTCTTCCCAATAAACATTTACCTTATCTCTGTGTGGTTGAAAgaatacaaaactaaaaaaagatatttttgaaATACGGGAAAAACAAACATAATTATATCAGAAAAATGGCAGaaagttacatttatttttacgttttcaaataaaatgaaaacaaccTAGCAGTTAATATCCTTACCAATGTTTTCTGCAACACTCCACAATAATCTAAAGCTGTATCCTCCTAGCCGGTACCCATTGCACAAATCAGCACCGCTTTAGGGTTTCACTGGATTATGACAAGCAACATAATCACATCTGACAGTCAGAATCAAACAGTGAGCCAGCTATCTGCTTTGACTGACCAAGTAAAGAGTTTACGTATTAATGTCACAAAGCAAAGGCAGAGACGTTTCAAATGAACACAATTCTATTATGTGGTGACGCACTTGGACAGTATTTATAGCTCCTTAGAAAGAAAGGGAAGGTCATCATGCTTGAAATTTTAGAGGAAACTGGTTATATCAAATTATGATTTATAATAGGTTTTCCGTAGTTTTTCAGAACGTATGTAAAGAGATAACACGAATGCTCACGGTCCCGCTCTCTACACGTGGATTTCAAATATAAAGGTGAAAGTAGCCAAACGGATTCTCTGTCAGCTACTCCTGGCTGCTCAGgccttaatttgaaattcacttttaattctcaccttttttttttttttttttttaaagcggcactgtcatgcccatCTTagctttctttaatcgattcctcttctctccctctttcAGGAtcggttcttcatttcttcctgtctgctctagttttctttaaaacataagacaaagaagggactactttgtcttatggatgttatctacgcttgaccagcggaggagcaaagtgtgctttgttTACGGTGATCACagcaatttccccacaattctcaccattgatccgtgatcttgcgatgcttcctgtcagtattcccgaacggcCTGTCAATAAGACAGAATaccggcgaaactaccgaatttcgtcgtaacagaatgagaacagtttgttcattcatgttcggacgcaattcgggactaagtttggtctttcagccaaatgtaccaTGTAACCTTTTGacccctcccccctgagcggcgggtgggggccctaggtaACAAtatggggaggacctattgtcctccccccagcccccacccatgagcagcgggtgagggttta from Pelobates fuscus isolate aPelFus1 chromosome 1, aPelFus1.pri, whole genome shotgun sequence harbors:
- the TPST1 gene encoding protein-tyrosine sulfotransferase 1, which produces MIGKLKQNLLLACLVISSVTVFYLGQHAMECHHRIEERSQPVKSESPKATLRTDLKANSSFPYNKDMPLIFIGGVPRSGTTLMRAMLDAHPEIRCGEETRVIPRILAVKQMWARSSKEKIRLDEAGVTDEVLDSAMQAFLLEIIVKHGEPAPYLCNKDPFALKSLSYLAKIFPNAKFLLMVRDGRASVHSMISRKVTIAGFDLNSYRDCLTKWNRAIETMYNQCMEVGYDRCMLVHYEQLVLHPERWMRTLLKFLLIPWNDAVLHHEEMIGKVGGVSLSKVERSTDQVIKPVNVEALSKWVGKMPADVLRDMPVIAPMLAKLGYDPYANPPNYGKPDQKVLDNTRRVYKGEFQLPEFLKDGPQTEAVE